The proteins below are encoded in one region of Paenibacillus sp. YYML68:
- the queG gene encoding tRNA epoxyqueuosine(34) reductase QueG, translated as MNSMLETSEAAWLLLKEELRAQAFSLGVDKLGFASAEPFSQLKDVLVRHRQKGYESGFEEPDLDKRTDPSLTLATARSIISIAVAYPSKLKSPPRSEPGAYRGMLSRSAWGQDYHHVLRDRLKRVEDWLKTRVPEALIVSMVDTGVLVDRAVAERAGIGWVGRNCSVITPEWGSWVYLGELVTNIPFSPDTPVLDSCGDCTICIDACPTSALVGHGQLNAQRCISYVTQTKGMIEDDELKRKIGNRLYGCDTCQIVCPKNKGIHADHHPELTPDPELVKPLLRPLLQMTNREFKERFGSSAAAWRGKKPIQRNAVLALGNFRDVDSVPDLVRLLKTDERPEIRGSAAWSLGQIGGDAAKGALREALRRETDEALRRELKKALVRLGEMDEADKDGNDRGNTGGHHSV; from the coding sequence ATGAACAGCATGCTCGAGACGAGTGAGGCAGCCTGGCTGCTGCTGAAGGAGGAGCTGAGGGCACAGGCGTTCAGCCTTGGCGTCGATAAGCTCGGCTTCGCCAGTGCGGAGCCGTTCAGCCAGCTGAAGGATGTGCTCGTAAGGCACAGGCAGAAGGGTTACGAGTCCGGCTTCGAGGAGCCGGATCTGGATAAGCGTACAGACCCTTCACTGACGCTTGCTACAGCCCGCTCCATTATATCGATAGCGGTCGCCTATCCGTCGAAGCTGAAGTCGCCGCCACGGTCGGAGCCCGGTGCGTACAGGGGGATGCTATCCCGTTCGGCGTGGGGGCAAGATTATCATCATGTGCTGCGCGATCGATTGAAGCGGGTGGAGGACTGGCTCAAGACACGTGTGCCGGAGGCGCTCATCGTGAGTATGGTCGATACTGGCGTGCTGGTCGATCGGGCGGTTGCTGAGCGGGCGGGCATCGGATGGGTTGGCCGCAATTGCTCGGTTATTACCCCCGAGTGGGGCTCCTGGGTATACTTGGGCGAGCTGGTGACGAATATTCCGTTCTCACCGGATACGCCTGTCCTCGATAGCTGCGGAGATTGCACCATCTGCATCGATGCATGCCCGACGTCCGCCCTCGTCGGTCACGGACAGCTCAATGCGCAGCGGTGCATCTCGTATGTGACGCAGACGAAGGGAATGATCGAGGACGACGAGCTGAAGCGGAAGATTGGCAACCGACTGTACGGCTGCGATACGTGCCAGATCGTCTGTCCCAAGAATAAAGGAATTCATGCGGACCACCATCCCGAGCTGACGCCTGATCCGGAGCTGGTGAAGCCGCTGCTCAGACCGCTGCTTCAGATGACGAATCGCGAGTTCAAGGAGCGATTCGGCTCTAGCGCGGCCGCCTGGCGCGGGAAGAAGCCGATTCAGCGCAATGCGGTGCTGGCACTAGGCAATTTCCGCGATGTGGACAGCGTACCGGACCTCGTGCGGCTATTGAAGACGGACGAGCGCCCCGAGATTCGCGGCTCGGCCGCGTGGTCGCTCGGGCAGATCGGCGGGGACGCTGCCAAGGGGGCGCTGCGTGAGGCGTTGCGACGCGAGACGGATGAAGCGTTACGTCGAGAGCTGAAGAAGGCGCTTGTTCGTCTGGGTGAGATGGACGAGGCTGACAAGGACGGGAACGATAGGGGGAATACGGGTGGACATCATTCGGTATGA
- a CDS encoding methylated-DNA--[protein]-cysteine S-methyltransferase — MDIIRYEELSSPIGTLTLGISPSGALCQIDFGPFESNRLTLEAWSKRWFGTSCWEPDAGSAGQAREELEAYFAGQLDRFTTPLELRGTSFQLSVWDALRTVPFGTVCAYKDIAERLGAPKAVRAVGGANNRNPVPIIVPCHRVIGAGGGMVGYGGGLEVKTFLLRLEGHAAGGEA; from the coding sequence GTGGACATCATTCGGTATGAGGAGCTGTCGTCTCCGATCGGGACGCTGACGCTCGGCATAAGTCCGTCCGGGGCGCTGTGCCAGATCGACTTCGGGCCGTTCGAATCGAATCGGTTAACGCTCGAGGCTTGGTCGAAGCGCTGGTTCGGCACAAGCTGCTGGGAGCCTGACGCCGGAAGCGCGGGACAAGCACGGGAAGAGCTGGAGGCGTATTTTGCAGGACAGCTGGACCGGTTCACCACCCCGCTTGAGCTGAGGGGTACCTCCTTTCAACTGAGTGTATGGGACGCATTGCGGACGGTGCCGTTCGGTACTGTATGTGCGTACAAGGATATAGCCGAGCGACTTGGAGCGCCGAAGGCTGTACGTGCGGTAGGTGGAGCCAATAACCGCAATCCGGTACCGATCATAGTGCCATGTCACCGTGTAATCGGAGCTGGAGGCGGTATGGTCGGCTACGGCGGAGGTCTTGAGGTGAAGACCTTTTTGTTAAGGCTGGAAGGTCATGCTGCGGGAGGAGAAGCCTGA
- the lepB gene encoding signal peptidase I, producing MTTAATEHNKHHIWNRRLRGSFTLLLVSCIIAVLVYQYGFQLYAVKGISMEPTLKDGQWVLVNKLAARYVGKTQRGEIVVLRKPIGEDSELSFPYIVKRVVAVAGDEVHIRKGILLINGKPAVEPYTDSPILEGRMEPLLVAPEHLFIMGDNRKAYASKDSRSFGSIPADLVQGRVEYIVWPPKHWRSL from the coding sequence ATGACAACAGCAGCGACGGAGCATAATAAACACCATATATGGAACAGACGGCTTAGAGGAAGCTTCACACTGCTGCTCGTTTCATGCATCATCGCCGTACTCGTCTATCAGTACGGCTTTCAGTTATACGCGGTGAAGGGCATCTCGATGGAGCCGACGCTTAAGGACGGCCAATGGGTGCTCGTGAATAAGCTGGCGGCGCGATATGTCGGCAAGACGCAGCGGGGCGAGATCGTTGTCCTTCGCAAGCCGATAGGCGAAGACAGCGAGCTGTCGTTCCCATATATCGTCAAGCGGGTTGTCGCCGTTGCAGGTGATGAAGTGCATATACGTAAAGGCATACTTCTTATTAATGGAAAGCCGGCGGTCGAGCCGTATACGGATTCCCCTATATTGGAGGGGCGTATGGAGCCTCTGCTTGTTGCCCCTGAACATCTCTTCATTATGGGGGACAATCGCAAAGCCTACGCCAGCAAGGATAGCCGCAGCTTCGGCTCTATACCGGCTGATCTCGTTCAAGGCAGGGTGGAGTATATCGTGTGGCCGCCGAAGCATTGGAGGAGCTTATGA
- a CDS encoding DUF402 domain-containing protein, with protein MEAFTSYIIKSFKHDGHLHRMWLENWRVPDRLLDASHAEQAMLVFINSQTKIVEADGKEWVSRVPGVSFFIPGEWFNIVALMEEQGVRYYCNIASPPYVNGRVITYIDYDLDVIRMPAGDIHVVDQEEYERHKLLYHYSEVVHVKVKQGLSKLLQRVREGKPPLQDDLVKHYYQLWLDSSVQTEGSDETLSCKKAQDPDDNSSDGA; from the coding sequence ATGGAAGCTTTCACATCCTATATTATCAAAAGTTTTAAGCATGACGGGCATCTGCATCGGATGTGGCTGGAAAACTGGCGTGTGCCGGACCGTCTTCTCGATGCTTCGCATGCGGAGCAAGCGATGCTTGTATTCATTAATAGTCAGACGAAGATTGTGGAGGCCGACGGTAAGGAGTGGGTGAGCCGGGTTCCCGGCGTATCGTTCTTCATCCCCGGTGAATGGTTTAATATCGTCGCGCTCATGGAGGAGCAGGGAGTCCGCTACTATTGTAATATTGCTTCTCCCCCCTACGTGAACGGTCGCGTCATTACGTATATTGATTATGATCTGGACGTTATTCGAATGCCCGCTGGCGATATTCACGTCGTCGACCAGGAGGAGTACGAGAGACATAAGCTGTTGTACCATTACTCAGAGGTCGTCCATGTCAAGGTGAAGCAAGGCTTGTCGAAGCTGCTGCAGCGGGTACGAGAGGGGAAGCCTCCACTGCAGGATGATCTGGTGAAGCATTATTATCAGCTGTGGCTGGATTCGAGCGTTCAGACGGAGGGATCGGATGAGACTCTTTCCTGTAAAAAAGCCCAAGACCCCGATGACAACAGCAGCGACGGAGCATAA
- a CDS encoding HD-GYP domain-containing protein, which translates to MRYVHVDNVEPGQYLGRTIFSANGQVLLAEGVQLTVYMINTMRRIGVTMIYIQDEQFEDVEIPEVISEETKRAVMKQMGETFNSIRSGKEFNTKVLYKGVDDLLKEIMSNQEVLVQLTDIRTTDNASYLHAINVCMMSVLIGINLGLSEPQLRELAIGALLHDVGKLEQITDDQCGDPRRHHAWRGFEVLKHKREMNLLIAHVAFQHHETMDGLGQPRGLGGDEIHLYAKIVAVANTYDNMLSDLSGGRRLLPHEACEKMTALAGTKLDHNAVVQFLRTVSVYPTGASVRLSSKETGVVVGQHRGLPGRPIVRIVKSIDNQLEVKEIDLAKHNTLFIDSVLM; encoded by the coding sequence ATGAGGTATGTACATGTAGATAACGTGGAGCCGGGACAATATTTGGGTCGAACGATTTTCTCCGCAAATGGGCAGGTGCTGCTTGCAGAAGGCGTACAGCTCACCGTCTATATGATCAACACGATGAGGCGGATCGGCGTCACGATGATCTACATTCAGGACGAGCAGTTCGAGGATGTGGAAATTCCCGAGGTCATCTCGGAGGAGACGAAGCGCGCGGTTATGAAGCAGATGGGGGAGACGTTCAACTCGATCCGCTCAGGCAAAGAATTCAATACGAAGGTGCTGTACAAGGGTGTGGACGATCTGCTGAAGGAGATCATGTCCAACCAGGAAGTGCTGGTGCAGCTGACGGATATTCGTACGACGGATAACGCCAGCTACTTGCATGCGATTAACGTCTGCATGATGTCCGTGCTGATCGGCATTAACCTCGGGCTCTCCGAGCCGCAGCTGCGGGAGCTCGCCATCGGCGCGCTGCTGCACGATGTGGGGAAGCTGGAGCAGATTACAGACGATCAATGCGGGGACCCACGTCGTCATCATGCATGGCGTGGCTTCGAGGTGCTGAAGCATAAGCGCGAGATGAACCTGTTGATTGCGCATGTTGCGTTCCAGCATCATGAGACGATGGATGGCTTGGGACAGCCGCGTGGGTTGGGTGGAGATGAGATTCATCTCTATGCCAAAATTGTCGCAGTCGCAAACACCTACGATAACATGCTAAGCGACTTGTCGGGGGGACGGCGTCTGCTTCCGCATGAGGCATGCGAGAAGATGACGGCGCTCGCCGGCACGAAGCTCGACCATAACGCGGTCGTCCAATTTTTACGAACCGTATCCGTCTATCCGACTGGGGCTTCGGTCAGGCTGTCGTCGAAGGAGACAGGTGTTGTCGTTGGTCAGCATCGCGGCTTGCCTGGCAGGCCGATTGTCCGCATCGTCAAGAGTATCGACAATCAGCTCGAGGTGAAGGAGATTGATCTGGCGAAGCATAATACGCTGTTCATTGACAGTGTGCTTATGTAA
- a CDS encoding GNAT family N-acetyltransferase produces the protein MLVTSYQVRSFQLSDSVAVTNLLQNVLCDECYTETMKAFGRQLAWDSELILVAEENEEIVGVVVGTIDKEKAYFYRIAVGQDHQRRGIGQALIEALRQRFVGRKVHRIMVTVDTHNEVVLPVYEKAGYQPDDFSRAAHRLSIVAG, from the coding sequence ATGCTTGTAACCTCGTATCAAGTGCGTTCTTTTCAATTGTCTGATTCGGTGGCCGTGACGAACCTGCTTCAAAATGTGTTGTGTGACGAGTGTTATACAGAAACGATGAAGGCCTTCGGCAGACAGCTGGCTTGGGATAGCGAGCTGATTCTCGTAGCTGAGGAGAATGAGGAGATCGTCGGCGTCGTCGTCGGTACGATCGATAAGGAGAAGGCGTATTTCTACCGGATCGCTGTCGGTCAGGATCACCAGCGCCGCGGTATTGGACAAGCGTTGATCGAAGCGCTGCGTCAGCGGTTTGTCGGTCGTAAGGTGCACAGGATCATGGTAACGGTCGATACGCATAACGAAGTGGTACTGCCTGTCTATGAGAAGGCTGGCTACCAGCCGGACGATTTCTCCCGAGCGGCTCACCGTCTGAGTATTGTCGCAGGCTAG